The DNA segment TGGCCTAGCCCTTTAGTCATGGGATTCATTATAATCTTTCTGAAAATAGCAGTCATTTAGCAGGAAAATGGCCAAAGCCACTTATATCATAACTGACTATTAGTGCTTGTGTAGATGTACTTGGTTGAGACTTAACCTGTAACGTTTGTGTTACCTGCTTTAACCACTAGGTTTCCAGCACCCCTTGCTGAATGTCAAATAAGACACTTTATAAtgcattagattagattagattagattcataTTACACCTTGAAGGGAGGTGTGATCATTTAAACATATGTTAACTATTTCAAACATAAGTATCTCCTGTCTCCTATCCAGCTGATTACCTGTTTCCTGGCCTGGGCGACACGCAATGTGAACATTCCTGCCGTAAATGACAGCAGGGGCATCCGattcagtgtgtttgtgtcttgCCCAGTGATTCTGATTGGTACATATGCATCCATACTTACCCAAGATCAGCCAAATGTCCAGTTCTCTATCGTGGGCCTTGTAATCATCACATGCTGTTCCAGTACTCTGTGTATGGTGTTTGTTCCAAAGGTATGACATGGATATTACCTGAAATGTTTCTTTGTCATATAATGCCCTCTGATTACTCAGTGCAGTTCTATATATTAGAACCTTTTCACATGCGCTGTGTAGAATTTAAAATTTGTCCACATTTTTAAATCCTAAAAGTGTATTCCTTATGTATTATGTCTTTTATATATTGTAGCCTTTATTTTCAATCAAACACTGTCCATGACTCTGGATTTGGATGATAACTGTTGGTAATTTTAGGTAATTCATTAAACTGAAAATTTACCTCATGCAACATTACACACTACCATAAGTTGGGACAAGACTTATGATTACTTTTGCTCTGATCTTATGAGATGTGAATATTTTGCCCATAATTTCTTCCATGAATATAATGTGACAGATTATCATCATAAGGATGGGTCCTGCATCCTTGTCTAGAAGGTTGCATCTCACCCAGTGGCATGAGATGGAGAAGGAGAGTGAACGAGATAGTGAAAAGAATAACACTGTGGAGCAGAAAGACTCAGGAGCATATGACTATGAGGCAGATATCATGGAAAACATCTCTTCCACCCATGCCATTCTACGGTTGGATAACCAACACTTCAAACTACACATTACTGAAGTGAGAAgatttttgcatttacatttactaGGCACACTTATATTTACTATCAGACTTAAGGCCAGGCTTAGGATACTTGTGCAgagatttattaaaaatacaagtgTTTCCCAGTCCTGGAGTACCCTAACACTACATATTTAGCAAGCCATTCCAAACAAACACATCGATTGGACAAAAGCCATTAAGTATTAAAAAGTATCTAGATTGGACAAAATCCActgagtattaaaaaaaaaagctaaatttgacAAACCAGATTTCAAGAACTAACAATTAGAGATTCAGTAACCATGTGCATTGGCAATTTTTATATTGAAACACAGGAAATGGAAACTAGGGCTAGGTTTGTAATAGCAgagcatactactcttactatttctgccataaaaGTAGAATGCTAGTATGCCATTTTGAATGTGGATCCATTCTAATGCATATGCAAGGGGGACCTCTTGTGGTGGGGAAGAAGCAGGTCATATGTAGTGACAATTTCTCTTCAATGAATAGCAATAACACCAATCAAGAAGGACAAATCTAATAATACCAAACGTAGGGGATGTGTTAGGACAGGTTAACTCAGTAGGTGTggttatttatttgattatataatatgttatctcatcatttactcaccctcatgtcatccccaATGTGTATGatttgctttcttctgcagaagacaaatggacatttttagaagaatttgtcagctctgtaggtccatacaatgcaagtgaatggtgaccaaaactttgaatctccaaaaagcatataaatgcagcataaaagtaatcatattactccagtggtaaaatctatgttttcagaagtgatatgataggtatgggtaagaaacagatcaatatttaagtccctttttactgtaaattctaaaaaagtggcaatatgcacaacaAATGCAATTCgtcaaaaagaaaagaagaactCTTTGGAGAGAAGAGCACTTagaagggctgtttgaaagtggagatttatagtaaaaaaaagggcttaaatattgtaatatctgtttctcacccacacctatcatgcttctgaagatgtggattggaGTTGTACGGAttcatgttgcctttatgtgctttttgagctttgaagtttggtcaccattcacttgcattgtatggaacaacagagctgagatattcttctaaaaacctctgtttgtgttctgcaaaagaaagaaagtcatacacatctgggatggcataagggtgaggaaatgatgagagaatttttattttgggttgaactatccctttaaggcataaTGAACCTATTATCATCAAAAATTTTCCTAATTCATTTCAAACCTGcaggaggatatatatatattacacttaCTTAAAAGTTATTTCTCCAAAgctttgtttgtatgtgtttacTTGTTGTTCATATTTGAATACATTTGTGGTGGAAAAGGAATGGATGGAGTGTCTGTAGTGTCACTTGTAaagttttttaaacaatttattctTACCTCCTGTAGCTGGATTCTGAACTGGAAGCTTTGACTAGGCAACTGAATGAACCAAGTCCTCTGGAGAATCTCATCGTCAGAAGTTCTGTTCACAAAGCAGGTTGGAGAATCCTTAGAGCATATGTGCTTTGCAGCAAAAACAGTCTTTATGTGCTGATGGTTAACAcaaattcaaataatttattaactGTGACATCAGAGGGATTTAGACTTTATTAGCAGCTTGTTTTGAACTCCAGTTAATAACTACCCTTGCACAAGGTGactgattttctttaaaaaaataaaaaataaaaaaataaaaaaattatatatatatatataattgtttttgctCTCCTTGTTGTTATTTCAGGCAAATGTCTAACTCTCCCTGAAAGCTCCAATTGCAGCCGAAATCTACTTGAGGACATTAACTCTCCTGAACAGTACGTCTCATTTGTCTTTTTCAATCTTTTTAAAATAACCTAGAATTTGAAGGCACATGGGAAATATTTTGTGATTGAGAACTCATCTTAATTGTCAAATTTGATAACATGTAGAAAGACTATCCTCATATAATCCTAAATGGTTTTATTTGCCATGTCTTTGAgtaattaatttttacatttttttctatgttccaaatttttttaaacttgaatTGATTTTGAAATTTATGCATGTAGAACAGAGCTTGTTTGGTaagatttttgtgtttgtgtcataCTATAACCTTATTTGGATTGGTTTGCTGCTTTCACAGCATTCAGCGTAGACTCTCTCTTCAATTACCCATTCTGCACCATGCCTACCTGCCCTCCATTGGAGGAGTGGACTCCAGTCCTCTGAATAGCCCTTGTGAAAGCCCACAGCATAGGCAAATGCCCAAAGCATATGACATTATGGTGTCTTGAGGATCATGATTTGCTACCATACCACTCAAGGATACAGTAACAAAATGCATGCAAGGATCCATATGTATGGATACTTTACAACATACCTGCTAATTCGCTATCAGCCCAACACAACCTGTAACCTCAAAACATATGGTTTAAATGCACAAACACATATTTGAGTATGCATCATATTTGAAAAATACTTATTaatggcatatactgtatattgtatacaccgatcagctacaacattaaaaccacctgcctaatattgtgcaggtccccctcgttccgccaaaacagcaccaacccgcatctcagaatagcattgtgagatgctattcttctcaccacaattgtacagagcatttatctaagttaccgtagactttgtcagttcgaaccagtctggccattctctgctgacctcatatttctgtaattgctgatctcctgggattttcacgcacaacagtctctagaatttactctgaatggtgccaaaaacaacaaaaaacatccagtgagcgcagttctgtggacggaaatgccttgttgatgtgagaggtcaacagagaattgccagactggtttgaactgacaaagtctacggtaacttagataaatgctctgtacaattgtggtgagaagaatagcatctcacaatgctattctgagatgcgaatTGGCGCagatttggcggcacgagggggacgtacacaatattaggcaggtggttttaatgttgtggctgatcggtgtgtatgtaGCACAGCTTTTACTGTGAACTTGTATATTACTTAAAATTGTATATTAAAATTTtgtgtcatttaaaaaagttacaaattaaaaatggtgcttttaaattgcatttctaAATGGCTGCTTTATAAATCATTGGGGACATCATAATCACACTCCCCAAAGGAGTGGTAAAACTTGACTTTTCACTAAGTGTGTTGCAACTGAGAAAGTTTGGGTGAGGTCCAAGCTCCAGAAATTGGAAAAAGCCTATATAGCTGCAAAGagaaaatcaatggaaaatggacttaaaggaatagttaacccaaaatgtATATTctatcactgttcatgactccactatcagaaagacactggccaaaaatgccatccatttatgagtggcaaggcgaaaaccattgctaacccagaagaacattaaggctcgtctgaattttgttaaaacacaccttgatgatcctcaaaccttttgggagaatgttctgtggactgatgagtcgaaagtggaacagtttggaagacaggggtcccgttacatctatcgtaaatcaaacacagaattccacgaaaagaacatcatacctacggccaagcatggtggtggtagtgtggtagtgtgatggtgtggggatgctttgctgcttctggGCCAGGGCCACTTGCAATAATttagggaaacatgaattctgctctctaccataaaatcctaaaggagaacatccggtcatcagtctgtgagttgaagctcaagcacaactgaaTTATGCAGCAGGACAGTGATCCAAAGTTTAGGaataagtccacctctgaatggctcaaaagaagctaaatgaaagttttggagtggcctagtcaaagtcctgacttgaacccgattgagatgctgtggcaggaccttaaatgggcagttcatgctcgaaaactatccaatgtggctgaactaaagcagttctgcaaagaagagtgggccaaaatgcCATCAAAATTccatctccagttatcggaagcgtttggttgcatttgttgttgctaaaggtggcacaaccagctattaagtttaagggggcagttcgtttttcacatgggtgatataggtgttggctaacttttttgcttatatatatattttgtgtgtgtgtgtgtgtgtgtgtgtgtgtgtgtgtatatatatatatatatatatatatatatatatatatatatatatatatatatatttattgaaaaatatatatattgtgtatatatattgaaaaatatatatattgtatatatatatttgaaaactgtattttgtgtttactcaggttgcctttgttatatcttgtttgacaatctaaaaaaatgtattattaaaaatacacaaaaacagaagaaatcaggatgggggcaaatacttttccacagcactgtaagtcattttttactataaattctcctccctgctcagtcaatttccactttaactttcactttcttcttgtgtttttggtgatttacattattCCCGCATACGCCGCCCCCCCCCCCGGGCaagaagaagaatttctagcaaaaaaggacttgatctgtttctcacccacacctatcatgtcacttctgaagatatggattaaaacactggagtcttacttttatgctgcctttatatgctttttggagcataataattttggcacccattcacttggtttgtgaggatctacagagctgaaatattcttctaaaaatctccatttgtgttctgcagaagaaagaaagtcatgcacatctgggatggcatgatggtgagtaaacattttcatttttgggtgaactatccctttaaattatttgatatcacTAAATAATATCACTAAATATTAAAACATGTTAgtcaacaattaataattataagcTTGGCACTATTTATGAATATTCATAGGCCTCTTTACTGAGGACCTACATTAAGAATGGAATTGATTCAATATGATTGGTTCAATGAAATTGTGTCTCTAAAGgctcatttaaaagaaaatggcATAGTGATCATGCTGAGCAACAAGTACATTGAAAAGTTGGTCTACCTGATTGTCATTAAGGAAGTTGCCAGAGTTTCTAAATGTaacatttcaaaaataatgtctttccatcaaaaatcaaaggACCAATGATTTGCATAAATACACTTTGTCAATATTGTAGCCTAATTTcatgatttacacatttcaatttcataccaAAACTGTgaaaatcaaattgaattgtgtaatttaactaaatcaataaaacaaatatttattcaatattttatttaaagattaatcaattcaatttgatggaatttattaaattaaaaatatatattttttgtgtataTGAAATAGCAGGTCTTGTGTATTTCTACAGTAAAACCTCTTATTTTTATTACTTAGTCAAGAGAAGAACAGCTTCTAAAATCAGCCTCCTGCCTTTTACAAGAAACACTTGAGCAATTAAAACCAAAACCAGTATCACCATACACCATGTATGTTGGATTCTACCCTACATTAATCGGGACATAAGAGCTTAGAACTAAAGTATTGTgggacctgggtagcttagcgagtaaagacgctgtctACAACCCCTAGAGTCttgagctcgaatccagggcatgctgagtgactccagccaggtctcctaagcaaccaaattggcccactttgtagggagggtagagtcacatggggtaacctcctcatggtcaccacaatgtggttctcgctctcggtggggcacgtgatgagttgtatgtggatgccgtggagaatagcatgaagcctccacatgcgctatgtctccatggtaacatggTCAACAAGCTACataaggcaactgagattcatcccctgccacctggattgaggtgaatcgctacgccaccacaaggacttagagcatattgggcattcaaaattggggagagaaaaacaaaaactgttaaaatattttaaaaaaatgtccacaCATAATGCACATGTAACACTGCTGGCAATGGTGAAGATGATGAcaaagtgtagagaacccaagtgcagttattTTTACAAGGGCAATAATCCAAACACgatgactaaacaaaacaaacataaacaacttggCTAAACTTGACTACatagcacaaaacacatccacatgcTTTCactacttgacaactagacaatgcaaacattagagcttaaatacaagacatgggagaacataaaccaatgaacaaacagaactcataatgagctaattaaacaataaaccaatgaaaacatgacacatgaacatggagggaaaacaggaatcacatgacaagggaaacaggaactaaacatttcaaaataaaagacatgaatcaacaaaacacACATGACAGCACATTGTAAAAGTATACATAGAAAATAGTTTCTGAGTTGTTGGTAATTAATGAAACTGAATTATATGGTTGCAAACTTTAATCTTTTAcatttgatttacatttatgcatttagcagaggcttttatccaaagcaacttacagtgcacttattacagggacaatccccctggagcaacctggagttaactgtcttgctcaaggacacaatggtgctggctgtggggattgaaccagcaactttctgctcaccagttatgtgctttagctcaCTATACCACCACCACTCTACTTTTAAGAACTGAAGgtcaaaaatgaaacaaaaagtgaCAGAAATAAATTGCAGTCTGTAATTTCATTAGCTAACAAACATCTAAGGCAAATGCAAAAGTGCCATAGCATAGCAGAAAGCATATGTGACAACTGTGCAAAACAAGTTACAAAATGCACTGCACTGAATGACAGGATGTGGTTTTGTATTCTGTTCATAACATACTTAAATCGTCAGAGAAACAAATGAAAGGTGTAGTTGAATGAGAAAATGGCAAAGCTATTAAACTTAAGAAATGGTTTAGAAGTTCTGTCTTAAACAAAGCTaccatttacagtttttctcaatcaattttctctaaactcaggtcactgctctcaaTACAGTTAACACAGacatctgaacactttgtaattgtcctaaacagattgtgcatttttcttgattttcctaattttctcgaaacactacatacaaatttctctgatctaaaattcatgcttttaaaaaagttaacacaaacaactaaattaaagtcatactCTCAAATGCACGTCAGAATGTCAAATGCCTTCATATTGATATCTActgtgttagtaatgcacacagcaaagaaaatgcaatttactacatttttcacacaactatcatgactttgctatctataaaaggggtcaaatatgaaaatttagagcaaacaaacaatgaggaagaagTAGAAGATGAAGAGGAAGAACAACATGAAGAAGAGTTGCAAAAtgagaagaggtagagtgggtaaaggaaggaattgttttgagagcactgattatAGCTTAGAGAAATTTATAAAATCGACAGAGAAAAACTGTAATCTAAAGCTGCTTTCTTTAGAGCTTTTCAGATTCAGCTGATGCTTGATCCTCCATTAACGAAGCTCTATCAGGAGGGGGTGTTGGACTTGAATCAGGATCCCCCATTTCCACTCGTTCAGCTTCAGGTTTTTCTGTTCTTGCTGATTTACAGGTACACCCCTTACATCCACAACATAATATTATCAGAGAGCTCATGACCAGTATGGCCAGTCCCACTGCCTGAAAAACACATGACGACAATGTTTATACATTTagtttcaaaagtaaaaaaataaataaatacagtggggttcaaactTCTGAGGCTACATTGGAGATCTGTGATCCATAGTTTAATTTTTAACTTGGAAATAAACTGAATGGAGCAGAACctttaaggattttgaaaaatgtaaaacaaagaaacattatgacaTCAAATGAAAAAGAAGATTTTAAGATTCTGCACAATTTTTaatcaattaagcacattttcttgcttccactgaagctcGCAAGATGCTCATTGGAACATttgaataacatggatcatcaggttttacacaaacttTGCATGGAGTCAATGCCAGCTTTaatcattaaagcaaaaaggagacATACCAAATACAGTTTTAGCAATTACcaatcaaattgttatgctgattatgtaatttgtaatgaaaagatcatcatcatcttcaacaACACATCAGTTCAGCATCAGCTACATCATCCCCATGATTCACTCACCTGAGAAATATTTCGAAAGTTAAAAAattccatttgtttttctgtgatGTTATCAGGTTTATTCAAAGGCTTGCACCAGGTCGTTGAAGCAGCTATGTCAGTGTGAACTGTCAGTCCTTCCCAGGAGGTTCTTGCACAGGCAAGGTATTGTCCATCAAAAAACAGCAACATGACCCATACAATGGCTGGTGTGATACAAGTTGCAGTGGACAGCAGACAGTTTGAATCCTTTTTGTTGCATAGAGGGCGTTGAATATAAAACATGAGTGAGAAAGAGAACAGAGCAGGACACAGAAAATAGGCAACAGAGAAAATCAGATTAAACTTTAGATGACaagggcatgcaaattccatctCTACGAGTTTTTCAAGGCCCAACATCAAAAAGccaaaaatgacatttgaatATAAAGGTCTCCCAGACACTTCTTTCACTTTTTTCAAGTGTGAAATCCATTCCTTTTTGCTCATTGTCTATGTTGAACAGCCAGAGAGATGTATAGACTAAAACCGAAAGTGCATGCTGATTGACTTTTTGTTCACTGATGCACATGACATATACGAACCTTTCAcatgttcatgtgtctgtttgttttcCATCTCAGCTTTGTGTGTGCTCTCACATTGGTTGTATGGTTATACTATTGAGAGATCTGAAACTCAGATTTGAAAGATTGTGCACAAGTCATGTTGATGGCATTGCAATGTACTTCTGAGTGGGCGTAAATCAGTGGTATGATGCTGAAATTTGCCCACTAGTGTCATGATGTTTCATGCAAGGTGTGACAGGCTATTAACTGATCTTTGTTAAAATTCAactgacaaaacaaaataataaatgcctTTTTGGAATTGCTGGAACCCTGGAGAAATGTAGGTGTATATTACAGATCATTAACTAATAGCTGAGCCGCTGGAGCAACTTTTTTAATTTGAGAAGCCAATATTTCTTTGGTCTTTAGATGATTTCATTTAATTGAAATTGAAAGAAACTCCCTGAAATACAATTATTCGTTTAACTAATTTTTACTTTCTTAGTAGGTAACTTGGCTATAACTGGCACAACTTACCCCACTTTCCCCTGATCTATTAGAGTGTATCATTTTATGAAGTTTGTTGTCTAAcaaatatttaagacttttattaAAGTAACACCCAAGTGTGCAATTCAAAGTTGAAGTAACGTAACAGAAAGTAAAGATGTGACCTTTCTGTTGCATAAATGGCAGGATGTGGTGTGGCACTCTGAATTAAAGGTGCTAAAGGAAATACATGCAATTTGACACAGTTTCATGAGAAAGTttcagaatattattattttttttcttagtcAAAGTCATGCTGTACAAAAGTTTCAGTCAGCAATGCAAATACAAAAAAGACCAGGTAGACAAATTTCACACTTAAGGTTTTTAATAGCTGTAGATAAATTGTTTTGGCATGTCGAATTGGAGAAtaagaagcacatttttaaatgtgaggTTTGTGAACATGAAGGGGCATTTAAAAAGTCTTTATTTAATGCTGCTTTATTTAGAGCTGTTAAGATGAAGTTCTGTCTTGATCCACAATAAATGAGGGGCTGTCTGGAGGGGGTGTTGGGCTATTTCCAAAATCCTCCATTTCCAATTGTTCATCATCAGGTTCTTTGGTTCTTGTTGATGTGTAGTGCCACCTCTTAATTCCCATCCATATTAGGGGCAGGGAGATCAGGAGCAGTATGCACAGTCCCGCTATCTGAGGCAAAATGGTTGCATTATGTTTATAGGAACACATAATAATAACTTGAGTCCATTTagtttctttttattaaaggtgaagtatgcgATTTCTGCGACTCTAGTCACCAaatggatttgcaaaaataatgaccgtGACTGAAAGCTAAGGTAACTGCTTGATGCCTCACTGCCCAGTTAGTCAATGACTTCAAAGGCAGCGATTTGCATATTAATGCACCTCGTAGCAACAGCTGTTTCAGACAGTCCATAACATCATGCCTAATAACCAAAAACTACTTCTAGTGAGCTTTAGACATACCCAAGCAAATATTTAGAAAACTAAAAGGATTAGTTCTTGCTAGAAGTGGAGTCATTAATtgaaaaataggaaaaactggACATTTGTTACTGCTTTCACCTGCTCCATCAGACACCAGTTTGAATAACTATCAaactgcacatggaggattttggGATAACAAAGTCAGTTAAGTCTTGATCTATGTTGACTTCAAAAGCTGACCAGATCAAGTATCTCAGAAGATAGGCTGTTATGCAAATTATGGGTTCAGACGCGCTTCGATGCCTTCCTTTTTCTGTATACAGTCTCCAAAGGCAGCAATTTTCAGCTTTTAGATGCAGCCAATGACTGTATTCAggcaggtttcctgaacactccctctATCTGCCATTGGTTTGTCAaatagatagtcccaccccaaatgtTGGTtacattggttaagccaatgtctctaagtttcttttattttcaaacaaacagactattattttgatagcaccacatagCCACAGTGTTTATGCTTTTAAGGAGAATCAGCCTATGAtttgtattttaacatcgaaacatgttcacccaaaaatgaaaattctc comes from the Myxocyprinus asiaticus isolate MX2 ecotype Aquarium Trade chromosome 15, UBuf_Myxa_2, whole genome shotgun sequence genome and includes:
- the LOC127452836 gene encoding uncharacterized protein LOC127452836, with the protein product MSKKEWISHLKKVKEVSGRPLYSNVIFGFLMLGLEKLVEMEFACPCHLKFNLIFSVAYFLCPALFSFSLMFYIQRPLCNKKDSNCLLSTATCITPAIVWVMLLFFDGQYLACARTSWEGLTVHTDIAASTTWCKPLNKPDNITEKQMEFFNFRNISQAVGLAILVMSSLIILCCGCKGCTCKSARTEKPEAERVEMGDPDSSPTPPPDRASLMEDQASAESEKL